The following coding sequences are from one Ooceraea biroi isolate clonal line C1 chromosome 5, Obir_v5.4, whole genome shotgun sequence window:
- the LOC105279228 gene encoding tyrosine-protein kinase CSK isoform X2 — translation MPTYHNAGGGYPNVSAPARQAKLDGNQNHHTIPSNVTSHPLIQNSIQQQQQQQQQQHGVPSNLNTGNIPSHPVSPTMTTHSSVTTPSITTHMNTASTPVILTSNTINPGNTTALPVNPRHEVKLNAMPWFHGKISRETAERLLRPREDGLFLVRESTNFPGDYTLCVCYQGRVQHYRVKYKNNQLTIDDEEFFENLALLVEHYEQDADGLCTQLTKSLPKQGKQDFCVDPKAFVEAGWVIQTHELELRECIGKGEFGDVLLGVYRGERVAVKMLKDNSEAAQRFLAEASLMTSLIHDNLVKLLGLVFNNQHMYLVTEYMSKGSLVDYLRSRGRLHVSRKDQINFAYDTCAGMAYLESRHVVHRDLAARNVLVAEDNSAKVSDFGLARDENFSLDGGKLPIKWTAPEALKQNFSNKSDMWSFGILLWEIYSFGRVPYPRIPLADVVKCVEKGYKMEPPDGCPPEVYDIMRQAWDLQPEKRPSFHDIKVTLGQLRAEYTKGVN, via the exons ATGCCAACGTACCACAATGCGGGTGGCGGATACCCGAATGTGTCAGCGCCAGCGCGGCAAGCGAAGCTCGACGGCAATCAAAATCATCACACTATCCCTTCAAACGTAACATCCCATCCCCTCATACAAAACAGCAtccaacaacagcagcagcagcaacagcaacagcacgGCGTTCCTTCCAACCTGAATACAGGTAACATTCCGTCCCATCCAGTATCGCCGACAATGACCACGCATTCGAGCGTTACCACCCCGAGCATCACCACGCACATGAACACTGCGTCCACGCCGGTGATCCTCACGTCGAACACCATCAATCCGGGCAACACTACCGCATTGCCGGTCAATCCGCGGCATGAAGTGAAGCTGAATGCGATGCC ATGGTTCCACGGAAAGATATCGAGGGAGACGGCAGAAAGGTTGTTGCGGCCGCGAGAGGACGGTTTGTTTCTAGTCCGGGAgtcgacgaattttcccgGGGACTACACGCTCTGCGTGTGCTACCAAGGCCGCGTGCAGCACTACAGGGTGAAGTATAAGAACAATCAGTTGACGATCGACGACGAGGAGTTCTTCGAGAATCTGGCGCTGCTGGTCGAGCATTACGAGCAGGACGCGGACGGTTTGTGCACGCAGTTGACCAAGTCCCTACCCAAGCAGGGCAAGCAGGACTTCTGCGTGGACCCGAAGGCGTTCGTAGAGGCTGGCTGGGTGATTCAGACGCACGAGCTAGAGTTGAGGGAGTGCATCGGTAAGGGAGAATTCGGGGACGTGCTGCTGGGCGTCTATCGAGGGGAGAGAGTCGCGGTGAAGATGCTGAAGGACAACAGCGAGGCGGCGCAGAGGTTTCTGGCCGAGGCGAGCTTAATGACCTCATTGATTCATGACAATCTGGTTAAATTACTTGGTCTCGTTTTTAATAATCAACACATGTACCTGGTTACGGAGTATATGAGCAAGGGATCCCTAGTGGATTACTTACGGTCGAGAGGAAGATTACATGTCTCGAGGAAGGATCAAATCAACTTTGCATA CGATACGTGTGCCGGTATGGCGTATCTGGAATCCAGACACGTCGTGCATCGAGACTTAGCGGCGAGAAACGTCCTCGTGGCGGAGGACAATTCCGCCAAGGTGTCCGACTTCGGTCTGGCGCGGGatgaaaatttctctctcgacGGTGGGAAATTGCCGATCAAGTGGACCGCACCGGAGGCTTTAAAACAGAAC TTTTCAAACAAGTCTGACATGTGGAGCTTCGGGATTCTCCTCTGGGAAATTTATTCCTTTGGTCGCGTACCGTATCCGCGAATT CCTTTAGCCGACGTTGTAAAATGCGTGGAGAAAGGATACAAAATGGAACCACCGGACGGCTGTCCCCCAGAAGTTTATGACATCATGAGACAG GCGTGGGATTTACAGCCAGAAAAGAGACCGAGTTTTCACGATATAAAAGTGACGCTCGGCCAGTTGAGAGCTGAGTACACCAAAGGCGTGAATTAA
- the LOC105279228 gene encoding tyrosine-protein kinase CSK isoform X1, producing the protein MPTYHNAGGGYPNVSAPARQAKLDGNQNHHTIPSNVTSHPLIQNSIQQQQQQQQQQHGVPSNLNTGNIPSHPVSPTMTTHSSVTTPSITTHMNTASTPVILTSNTINPGNTTALPVNPRHEVKLNAMPWFHGKISRETAERLLRPREDGLFLVRESTNFPGDYTLCVCYQGRVQHYRVKYKNNQLTIDDEEFFENLALLVEHYEQDADGLCTQLTKSLPKQGKQDFCVDPKAFVEAGWVIQTHELELRECIGKGEFGDVLLGVYRGERVAVKMLKDNSEAAQRFLAEASLMTSLIHDNLVKLLGLVFNNQHMYLVTEYMSKGSLVDYLRSRGRLHVSRKDQINFAYDTCAGMAYLESRHVVHRDLAARNVLVAEDNSAKVSDFGLARDENFSLDGGKLPIKWTAPEALKQNKFSNKSDMWSFGILLWEIYSFGRVPYPRIPLADVVKCVEKGYKMEPPDGCPPEVYDIMRQAWDLQPEKRPSFHDIKVTLGQLRAEYTKGVN; encoded by the exons ATGCCAACGTACCACAATGCGGGTGGCGGATACCCGAATGTGTCAGCGCCAGCGCGGCAAGCGAAGCTCGACGGCAATCAAAATCATCACACTATCCCTTCAAACGTAACATCCCATCCCCTCATACAAAACAGCAtccaacaacagcagcagcagcaacagcaacagcacgGCGTTCCTTCCAACCTGAATACAGGTAACATTCCGTCCCATCCAGTATCGCCGACAATGACCACGCATTCGAGCGTTACCACCCCGAGCATCACCACGCACATGAACACTGCGTCCACGCCGGTGATCCTCACGTCGAACACCATCAATCCGGGCAACACTACCGCATTGCCGGTCAATCCGCGGCATGAAGTGAAGCTGAATGCGATGCC ATGGTTCCACGGAAAGATATCGAGGGAGACGGCAGAAAGGTTGTTGCGGCCGCGAGAGGACGGTTTGTTTCTAGTCCGGGAgtcgacgaattttcccgGGGACTACACGCTCTGCGTGTGCTACCAAGGCCGCGTGCAGCACTACAGGGTGAAGTATAAGAACAATCAGTTGACGATCGACGACGAGGAGTTCTTCGAGAATCTGGCGCTGCTGGTCGAGCATTACGAGCAGGACGCGGACGGTTTGTGCACGCAGTTGACCAAGTCCCTACCCAAGCAGGGCAAGCAGGACTTCTGCGTGGACCCGAAGGCGTTCGTAGAGGCTGGCTGGGTGATTCAGACGCACGAGCTAGAGTTGAGGGAGTGCATCGGTAAGGGAGAATTCGGGGACGTGCTGCTGGGCGTCTATCGAGGGGAGAGAGTCGCGGTGAAGATGCTGAAGGACAACAGCGAGGCGGCGCAGAGGTTTCTGGCCGAGGCGAGCTTAATGACCTCATTGATTCATGACAATCTGGTTAAATTACTTGGTCTCGTTTTTAATAATCAACACATGTACCTGGTTACGGAGTATATGAGCAAGGGATCCCTAGTGGATTACTTACGGTCGAGAGGAAGATTACATGTCTCGAGGAAGGATCAAATCAACTTTGCATA CGATACGTGTGCCGGTATGGCGTATCTGGAATCCAGACACGTCGTGCATCGAGACTTAGCGGCGAGAAACGTCCTCGTGGCGGAGGACAATTCCGCCAAGGTGTCCGACTTCGGTCTGGCGCGGGatgaaaatttctctctcgacGGTGGGAAATTGCCGATCAAGTGGACCGCACCGGAGGCTTTAAAACAGAAC AAGTTTTCAAACAAGTCTGACATGTGGAGCTTCGGGATTCTCCTCTGGGAAATTTATTCCTTTGGTCGCGTACCGTATCCGCGAATT CCTTTAGCCGACGTTGTAAAATGCGTGGAGAAAGGATACAAAATGGAACCACCGGACGGCTGTCCCCCAGAAGTTTATGACATCATGAGACAG GCGTGGGATTTACAGCCAGAAAAGAGACCGAGTTTTCACGATATAAAAGTGACGCTCGGCCAGTTGAGAGCTGAGTACACCAAAGGCGTGAATTAA
- the LOC113561931 gene encoding uncharacterized protein LOC113561931 translates to MGWTLTRTQCQCNGTHNAPTQVHDSKQILSAYTPVITAAVKSTCGARQMFVSAIILIVLLAAIYCVSLPYQQANLSVHQPRRIQPQVSRNTVAEPAATTEAGLG, encoded by the coding sequence ATGGGATGGACACTAACAAGGACGCAGTGCCAGTGCAATGGCACCCACAATGCACCAACCCAAGTGCATGATTCGAAGCAAATCTTGTCGGCGTACACTCCCGTCATCACAGCTGCGGTGAAGTCCACTTGTGGAGCAAGACAGATGTTCGTTTCTGCCATCATTCTGATCGTTTTGTTAGCTGCTATATATTGCGTGTCTTTACCGTACCAGCAAGCGAACCTCAGCGTCCATCAACCAAGAAGAATTCAACCTCAAGTTTCTAGAAATACTGTAGCGGAACCAGCCGCGACCACCGAGGCTGGTTTAGGATAA
- the LOC105279229 gene encoding uncharacterized protein LOC105279229 translates to MMEHVLKKLFYYKCFTGDRNQKLRYCQFNLEKNEFSPENSNHLFYIIVSGTLFDLSPRFFNTSLVVKISPNYIYFVPSSYKNERLFYEMITPHCDEKYLTRCYVHKKLPHDPPVLILGRIKNYVNLKITLDEDHLKLCMKILAYFHADMMRLKHEDYMLFNKFCKKLYGMSDSRCELKISIREFMEKLDERDLGNNLLEKVKRKCKKYLDNLKNVMTDDFSTIIHGHFVRSKVMFKYKDDKPFNIKIVGWCTVKRGPPSFDFGSILLTNLPAVTNAAELETFYRKMLQFYLDNFTDRYSTLPIRRDDLEQNIIEKLLFSYINHHYAISYHMNYDRFNMHKMVLEMFDKLGSLN, encoded by the exons ATGATGGAGCACGTATTGAAGAAGCTGTTTTATTATAAGTGCTTCACCGGCGACCGTAACCAGAAACTTAGATATTGTCAATTCAACCTGGAAAAAAATGAATTCAGTCCGGAAAACTCGAACCatctattttacataatagTGAGTGGGACACTCTTCGATCTGTCCCCCCGATTCTTTAATACCTCTCTTGTTGTCAAAATATCGCCAAATTACATTTACTTTGTACCCTCTTCATACAAGAATGAAAGATTGTTCTACGAAATGATAACACCCCATTGTGACGAAAAATATCTTACGAGATGTTATGTGCACAAGAAGTTACCACACGACCCGCCGGTTCTCATACTGGGcaggataaaaaattatgtgaaCTTGAAAATTACATTGGACGAGGATCACCTAAAGTTGTGCATGAAAATTCTGGCATACTTTCATGCCGATATGATGAGGCTAAAGCATGAAGATTACATGTTGTTCAACAAGTTTTGCAAGAAATTATATGGCATGAGTGATAGTAGATGTGAGCTGAAGATATCAATCAG AGAATTTATGGAAAAACTGGATGAGAGAGATCTGGGCAATAATCTCCTCGAGAAAGTAAAGAGGAAgtgtaagaaatatttagataatttgAAAAACGTGATGACAGATGACTTCTCGACCATCATCCATGGTCATTTCGTACGATCTAAAGTAATGTTCAAATACAAAGATGATAAACCCTTTAACATAAAGATAGTTGGTTGGTGCACAGTGAAACGTGGTCCGCCTTCGTTTGATTTCGGCAGCATCCTCCTCACTAATTTACCTGCAGTAACTAACGCAGCGGAACTCGAAACGTTTTACCGAAAAATGTTGCAGTTTTATTTGGACAACTTTACAGACAGATACTCAACTTTACCGATAAGGCGTGATGATCTGGAACAAAATATAatcgagaaattattattttcgtacATTAATCATCACTATGCAATAAGTTATCATATGAATTATGACAGGTTCAATATGCACAAAATGGTACTGGAAATGTTTGATAAACTCGGTAGTTTAAATTAG
- the LOC105279230 gene encoding uncharacterized protein LOC105279230 codes for MINLPCNAPSMSQVTPCQNVPVQTSQYNFPTCQQRQTSTQQMQTAACGPGVSQGTKSVPDTCVVTHQYTPGTSQPIANPCHPVFQGIPCNPAPAHPSCGQLPQNVLDQIRACVSNAAPIFILPGGCQQSSQQQQPPASMLVSPQAMAPPAPPTTAYPPSGLTYPAACYPPPPSFYPYPVPLPFCDSFIRRGTAREDCGCCRKRDVEPPEMRSIVRAGCYDAEMVDGHRCTPTTDDTICSKRSCPSSLHLQALASQFLSMQGIISCAATRLVLRKVPGSNVTTTMEDTMAKAQKAMSALTKDQLLTESRNAQQVNALINLHMTANPPPNIIPILTLVQLKINLLKAQVEGLVNQKLMEIQGVGVEVETDLIDPTVLALKSDAELRDFLSVLRQKECDERVNVNFAPYRSQRAIAETRLRNVQNKIRQVEAEFDRRRCAMLPAPTLSSRIVQQFSRPCYSARFEDPRRLYSTIPPDVPRSPDPFTCMKPRSPKRLLLKPRACNPETSARTAPPVGVRSNPPNPPKTTVDDGSRAKETSTTSAQTAPERQSSNTDTCACCCDRTTSEESVDEAKKKLRPRIAQVDAAMMSNAEEPGSEAFLTSNVCVRIATERREMDMNVRKCGEWDETSGQGTPCDAKRCIAFVNVAGVESARILAESKSDMITLGGGIDGDVCESRNVTEISSIDRALAREGSASWPNLRRLEEEEMEAISKTDESTRDVENRDSRRGAPPSEVEQGVSTARTTARVADDTVLSAQEKPVDGTSSLQITLKSEKEKYEQKGERKEKENGETSPLIAGEAKAISKGKKKTRFQIVSLMRNIVYNKKHEYGNKREISNKITKSEGEMTDLDIEKLNKHSSTKNLLKSAAQDITKKSHPDSMFPERLDLSKLCVDRPCQTVLKLAEEDKKASTMLRTNVFPPFKHLRKFAIDNEKKQDDVGTRSGPITKIGIMIAKCSSHCNDVTEDTSGTLRNSTSDHHSFGYEESFVSEIFSLISNMVTFINKIFTLNGRLLRASDNAMLRKSLNTDILRKDAPMHDDPQVNLKDYDPLAGTLHYTLASKQATSQSKRDSRDTNLLSRISTGEGCGRIHKVRHSIIEDVESDARYLLIGTSTHNHDLTRNFGYPYKVQRNLLLVSRLKNSADSRDQPHPFSLVKRTRKETHKDDEAKHKKSIRMMEGRKASILKEREKFGISLEAIKAEGYDGNTSETKKRDNEFKEQFSRESSHDIIVSNASAAAQERRLIDNFIVNNERVTNVHDYFGLPLETEINANVYKFTKLQIYKKSTEHILFNI; via the exons ATGATTAATCTACCCTGCAACGCACCCTCGATGTCACAAGTCACGCCATGTCAGAACGTACCTGTGCAGACGAGTCAGTATAATTTTCCGACATGTCAACAACGGCAGACTAGCACCCAGCAGATGCAAACTGCAGCGTGCGGCCCCGGAGTTTCTCAAGGTACGAAGTCGGTT CCGGATACTTGCGTCGTAACGCACCAGTATACACCGGGTACGTCACAGCCGATAGCAAACCCGTGCCACCCCGTCTTCCAGGGCATCCCGTGCAACCCCGCGCCGGCTCACCCCAGCTGCGGTCAACTGCCGCAAAACGTTTTAGATCAGATTCGTGCGTGCGTCAGCAACGCTGCGCCCATCTTCATTCTGCCCGGTGGTTGTCAGCAATCGTCTCAGCAGCAGCAACCACCCGCGTCCATGCTCGTTTCGCCACAGGCGATGGCTCCACCCGCACCTCCGACGACGGCGTATCCACCGAGCGGATTAACTTACCCCGCTGCTTGTTAcccgccaccgccgtcgttTTATCCGTATCCCGTACCTCTGCCGTTCTGCGATTCCTTCATCCGCCGAGGGACAGCGCGGGAGGATTGCGGATGCTGCCGGAAACGAGACGTCGAGCCGCCGGAGATGAGGAGCATCGTGCGTGCCGGCTGTTACGACGCCGAGATGGTAGACGGCCATCGTTGCACACCCACCACCGACGACACCATCTGCTCGAAGAGAAGCTGCCCGTCCTCGTTGCACCTGCAGGCGCTGGCGTCCCAGTTCCTGTCGATGCAGGGTATCATATCATGTGCCGCTACGCGGCTGGTACTCCGTAAAGTGCCCGGATCGAACGTGACCACCACCATGGAGGACACGATGGCGAAAGCACAGAAGGCGATGAGTGCCTTGACGAAGGATCAGCTGCTGACCGAGTCGAGGAACGCGCAGCAGGTGAACGCGCTGATCAACTTACACATGACGGCCAACCCGCCGCCCAACATCATCCCTATCCTTACGCTGGTGCAGCTGAAGATAAATCTGCTGAAGGCGCAGGTCGAGGGACTCGTCAACCAGAAGTTAATGGAGATACAGGGCGTTGGTGTGGAg GTGGAGACCGATCTCATCGACCCTACAGTGCTCGCCCTGAAATCCGACGCCGAGCTGCGAGACTTCCTGTCAGTGCTGCGGCAGAAGGAGTGCGACGAGCGGGTGAACGTGAATTTCGCTCCTTATCGGTCGCAGCGTGCGATTGCGGAAACTCGGCTGAGAAATGTCCAGAACAAGATTCGCCAAGTGGAGGCTGAGTTCGACCGCAGGCGGTGCGCGATGCTGCCGGCGCCGACGTTGTCGTCGCGCATCGTGCAACAGTTCTCCAGACCATGTTACTCGGCGAGATTCGAGGATCCCAGGAGATTGTACAGCACGATACCACCGGACGTGCCCCGATCACCCGATCCGTTCACCTGCATGAAACCACGGAGTCCCAAGCGGCTGTTGCTGAAGCCGCGCGCGTGTAATCCCGAAACTTCCGCGCGAACCGCTCCACCGGTAGGCGTGCGTTCTAATCCACCAAATCCTCCAAAAACCACCGTGGACGATGGTAGCCGCGCGAAGGAAACGTCCACAACGTCTGCACAAACTGCACCCGAGCGACAAAGCTCCAACACGGACACCTGCGCCTGCTGCTGCGACAGAACGACATCGGAGGAGAGCGTTGACGAGGCTAAAAAAAAACTCCGACCAAGGATCGCTCAGGTAGACGCAGCGATGATGAGTAACGCCGAGGAACCAGGATCTGAAGCGTTTCTGACGTCGAACGTCTGCGTGAGGATTGCCACGGAGAGACGTGAGATGGACATGAACGTGCGAAAATGCGGAGAATGGGACGAGACGTCGGGCCAAGGAACTCCGTGCGATGCCAAGCGCTGTATAGCATTCGTCAACGTCGCTGGCGTCGAATCGGCGAGGATCTTGGCGGAATCCAAGAGCGACATGATTACACTTGGCGGAGGGATCGATGGAGACGTTTGCGAGTCGCGAAATGTAACAGAGATTTCAAGCATCGATCGCGCATTGGCTCGGGAAGGATCTGCAAGTTGGCCAAACTTGCGACGgttggaggaagaagagatgGAAGCGATTTCGAAAACAGATGAATCAACGCGCGATGTTGAAAATAGAGACTCGAGGCGAGGCGCCCCGCCATCGGAAGTCGAGCAAGGGGTGTCGACAGCTAGGACCACCGCAAGAGTTGCAGACGACACAGTCTTGAGCGCGCAGGAAAAGCCAGTGGACGGCACCTCGTCACTGCAAATTACGTTGAAATCGGAGAAGGAAAAGTACGAACAGAAGGGTGaacggaaagagaaagagaatggtGAAACTTCGCCGTTAATCGCAGGTGAAGCAAAAGCGATCAGCAAAGGCAAGAAGAAAACAAGATTTCAGATTGTTTCGCTGATGAGAAACATCGTATACAATAAAAAGCATGAATATGGAAACAAACGGGAaatcagtaataaaataacgaaaagtGAAGGGGAGATGACCGATCTGGAcatcgaaaaattaaataaacatagtTCGACAAAAAATCTTCTAAAAAGTGCCGCGCAGGATATCACTAAAAAGAGTCATCCGGACAGCATGTTCCCGGAGAGATTGGATTTATCCAAACTCTGCGTCGATCGTCCATGCCAAACTGTACTGAAACTCGCCGAAGAGGATAAAAAAGCATCCACTATGTTGAGGACGAATGTGTTTCCTCCATTCAAGCATCTGCGTAAATTTGCGATAG ATAATGAGAAAAAACAGGACGACGTGGGAACTCGTTCGGGTCCGATAACGAAAATAGGAATTATGATTGCAAAATGTTCATCTCACTGCAACGATGTCACAGAAGATACATCAGGAACTCTCCGCAACAGCACGTCCGATCATCATAGTTTTGGATATGAAGAGAGCTtcgtttcagaaatattttctcttatcaGCAACATGGTCACtttcatcaataaaatttttacattgaacGGAAGGCTGCTGCGTGCGAGTGACAATGCGATGTTACGTAAAAGTTTGAATACCGATATCTTGAGAAAAGATGCTCCGATGCACGATGATCCCCAAGTGAACTTAAAAGATTATGATCCACTTGCTGGTACTTTGCATTATACTCTCGCCTCAAAGCAAGCAACTTCTCAAAGCAAACGTGATTCTCGCGATACAAACTTGTTATCTCGGATTTCCACGGGAGAAGGATGTGGCAGGATACATAAAGTAAGACACTCGATAATTGAAGATGTAGAAAGTGATGCGCGATATTTGTTGATCGGTACATCCACTCATAATCATGATTTGACACGCAATTTCGGATATCCGTACAAAGTCCAGAGAAATCTTCTGTTAGTAAGTCGATTGAAGAATTCTGCAGATTCGCGAGATCAGCCGcatcctttctctcttgtgaaacGTACGAGAAAAGAAACGCATAAAGATGATGAAGCAAAGCAtaagaaaagtattagaatGATGGAAGGAAGAAAAGCATCCATAttgaaggaaagagaaaaattcggGATATCGCTAGAAGCCATAAAAGCAGAGGGATATGATGGCAATACGTCAGAAACGAAAAAGCGTGATAATGAATTTAAGGAACAATTCTCACGTGAGAGTTCGCACGATATTATCGTGAGTAACGCATCTGCTGCAGCGCAGGAACGTAGACTGATTGATAACTTTATAGTCAACAATGAACGCGTAACGAACGTTCACGATTACTTTGGATTACCTTTGGAAACcgaaataaatgcaaatgtatataaatttacaaaattacaaatatacaaaaaatccACAGAGCacattctttttaatatttag
- the LOC105279234 gene encoding uncharacterized protein LOC105279234: MDCVLPGTFLHQSPVLPQKCLAQICFTCRVIRNNLIQNLFKHNKLVEQFQSSTDITHINTEHIVPFKITSCIIVRVMVYLTVRASRPSVQLVVKMLKLRRQGSYSLLVNSFEAEWMFYKYVAVRLTYLIHPKCYHLDSSICIQGYPFIILDDLITLGYKQFKGKLKKNDLIKVLKILALFHGDTMKLLNEDENMKSYAENFFEENKKKNIVKQQKAIR; the protein is encoded by the coding sequence ATGGACTGTGTACTTCCAGGAACGTTCTTGCACCAATCTCCAGTTTTACCCCAGAAGTGCCTTGCACAGATATGCTTTACTTGCAGAGTTATACGAAATAATCTAATACAAAACCTGTTCAAACATAACAAGTTGGTGGAACAGTTCCAGTCATCAACGGACATTACTCACATCAACACTGAACATATCGTACCATTTAAGATTACCTCATGTATAATTGTTCGAGTAATGGTATATCTAACAGTTAGAGCCTCGCGACCCAGTGTTCAACTCGTCGTGAAAATGTTGAAGTTGCGAAGGCAAGGTTCATATTCGTTGTTAGTAAATTCGTTTGAGGCGGAATGGATGTTCTACAAATACGTTGCCGTAAGACTGACATATCTCATACATCCGAAATGCTATCATCTGGATAGCAGTATATGCATACAAGGGTATCCATTTATCATACTGGACGATTTGATTACGCTCGGTTATAAGCAGTTCAaaggtaaattaaaaaagaatgacCTAATAAAAGTTCTCAAAATTCTGGCGCTATTCCATGGCGATACAATGAAGCTGCTGAATGAAGACGAGAATATGAAAAGTTATGCCGAGAATTTCTTCGAAgagaataagaagaaaaacatAGTCAAACAACAAAAGGCAATTAGGTAG
- the LOC105279233 gene encoding uncharacterized protein LOC105279233 yields MDDSALPEMPSHLRELIFPQQCPDKCFACAFVKRNLVHKLVRDKHLKNLQSLTNVSHVNTEHIIPFNSVACTIIRIKVYAKGDSPQLSVRLVLKTLNIQHQQVEVILKSFMSEVAFYNIVAKLLYIFPRSHFVFPKCYLDSFQWMDDGPPYIVLEDLIADGYEQFDDKLDENHLKAVFKHLGMFHGDSIRLVTNERFDSKSNFSKLMKNDTLIANKDQIMIKQKEAISAFLNNSLIEAVNSGIRDKIRTKLEKVKDLEKSNISLVHGSLTRYKTFYKQCNGECKIKFIGFKTIMLSSPVIDFGRILFTNLPNENDVSKLEEFCRNILEIYLKQIELSCSEMVQCVERQIIDNLLFSYVSLDTKESEAIENHIPILNMLNSLGSLD; encoded by the exons atGGATGACAGTGCACTTCCAGAAATGCCCTCGCACTTACGCGAACTTATTTTTCCCCAGCAGTGCCCAGACAAATGCTTTGCTTGCGCTTTTGTAAAACGTAATCTGGTACATAAATTGGTCCGCGATAagcatttgaaaaatttacagtCATTGACCAACGTTAGTCACGTCAACACTGAACATATTATACCATTTAATAGTGTCGCGTGCACAATAATTCGAATAAAGGTATATGCGAAGGGAGACTCTCCGCAACTCAGCGTTCGACTCGTCCTAAAAACGTTGAACATTCAACACCAACAAGTAGAAGTCATACTCAAATCGTTTATGAGCGAAGTGGCATTCTACAATATTGTTGCGAAATTGTTGTATATATTTCCACGTTCTCACTTCGTATTTCCGAAGTGTTATCTAGACAGCTTTCAATGGATGGACGACGGGCCTCCATATATCGTACTGGAAGATTTGATTGCGGACGGTTATGAACAATTCGACGATAAACTAGATGAGAATCATCTGAAAGCAGTTTTTAAACATCTGGGGATGTTCCATGGAGATTCAATAAGGCTAGTGACAAACGAACGTTTCGACTCGAAATCGAATTTTTCGAAGTTAATGAAGAATGATACATTGATTGCAAATAAAGATCAAATTATGATCAAACAAAAGGAGGCAATCAG CGCCTTTCTGAACAATTCACTAATAGAGGCAGTTAACAGCGGTATCAGGGATAAAATAAGAACAAAGTTGGAGAAGGTTAAAGATTTGGAAAAGAGTAACATTTCTCTTGTTCATGGTTCTCTTACACGATATAAAACGTTCTACAAACAATGTAATGGggaatgtaaaataaaatttatcggtTTTAAAACAATAATGTTAAGTTCGCCAGTGATCGATTTTGGCCGTATTCTGTTCACTAATTTGCCTAATGAAAATGATGTATCAAAGCtcgaagaattttgtagaaatataTTGGAAATTTACCTGAAGCAAATAGAATTATCGTGTAGTGAGATGGTTCAGTGTGTAGAACGACAGATTAttgacaatttattattctcgtACGTTAGCTTGGACACGAAAGAGAGCGAAGCAATAGAAAATCATATTCCAATATTGAATATGCTTAACAGTCTAGGCAGTTTAGATTAG